Proteins found in one Streptomyces sp. CB09001 genomic segment:
- a CDS encoding LacI family DNA-binding transcriptional regulator produces MNIGEIARRAGVSRSTVSYALSGKRPVSEGTRRRIQQVVDELGYQPSASARALANGRTSTLGLVFPPAGNHYTGMQLDFIGSVVEAAAAYDYDVLLSPSGVDSDRSFQRLLGERRVDGAILMEIRLEDDRVDHLAAVDFPFVAIGRTARPEGSWWAGLDHTALVEACVHHLADLGHRRVAFVNRPEQLLRSGYESAHRGLDGFTKAAAERGLTVRTYCCGDDPASGQTCLERILHDDPATTALVTLNEAALGGLYRGLVEAGRHVPRDFSVTGVVASRWAQTVTPQLTAADVPAAELGRLAVDLLVERLDNPGAPPRHHLLVPPVSLRASTGPVGATPPADTGPRTP; encoded by the coding sequence GTGAACATCGGTGAGATCGCCCGCCGGGCCGGTGTCTCGCGGAGCACCGTGTCCTACGCGCTGAGCGGCAAGCGCCCGGTCTCGGAGGGCACCCGAAGGAGGATCCAGCAGGTCGTGGACGAGCTGGGCTACCAACCCAGCGCCAGCGCCCGCGCCCTGGCCAACGGGCGGACCAGCACGCTCGGGCTGGTCTTCCCGCCGGCCGGGAACCACTACACGGGCATGCAACTGGACTTCATCGGCAGTGTGGTGGAGGCCGCTGCGGCCTACGACTACGACGTACTGCTGTCCCCCAGTGGCGTGGACAGCGACCGCTCCTTCCAGCGGTTGCTGGGGGAGCGGCGGGTCGACGGCGCGATCCTGATGGAAATCCGTCTCGAGGACGACCGGGTGGACCATCTGGCCGCTGTGGACTTTCCGTTCGTCGCCATCGGCCGTACCGCGCGGCCCGAGGGCAGCTGGTGGGCCGGGCTCGACCACACCGCGCTGGTGGAGGCGTGCGTGCACCATCTGGCGGATCTCGGGCACCGCCGAGTCGCCTTCGTCAACCGTCCCGAGCAACTGCTGCGCAGCGGGTACGAGTCCGCGCACCGCGGTCTGGACGGCTTCACGAAGGCCGCGGCCGAACGCGGGCTGACGGTCCGGACGTACTGCTGTGGGGACGACCCCGCTTCGGGCCAGACGTGTCTGGAACGGATCCTGCACGACGATCCGGCCACCACGGCCCTGGTCACCCTGAACGAGGCCGCGCTCGGCGGTCTCTACCGAGGGCTGGTCGAGGCCGGCCGCCATGTGCCGCGTGATTTCTCCGTCACCGGCGTCGTGGCCAGCCGCTGGGCGCAGACCGTGACCCCGCAGCTCACCGCTGCGGACGTACCGGCGGCGGAGTTGGGCCGTCTGGCCGTCGACCTCCTGGTCGAGCGGCTCGACAACCCCGGCGCACCGCCCCGGCACCACCTCCTCGTACCACCGGTGTCCCTGCGGGCCAGCACCGGGCCGGTCGGCGCCACACCCCCGGCGGACACCGGGCCCCGTACGCCCTGA